Proteins from a single region of Hypomesus transpacificus isolate Combined female chromosome 9, fHypTra1, whole genome shotgun sequence:
- the plekha6 gene encoding pleckstrin homology domain-containing family A member 6 isoform X6, translated as MSEATWVQPQPTQRMNSETAPTAELSHTMGTRGPDTHSQHPDTHSHTSKEDNLHTPTHPQINGIDDMETPPPSTPHFEQDICGEKDKVGDRGRGGPSSGSCPPPLPHHQGNGWSNYRALTDPHHANAPLPGSHGNVCSPQCPAEGGGGLRVGEQPENVVLRRGFVPRTAPERMAQRKSSMTQLQQWVNQRRGLAAHEDMNSPARYYTVNRGVPSDCYGVYGGVPPYVEEYPLYPPGVRPDSICSVSAVSYDHLPPRWAEAEKQRSLRDGPALYGLAPQSPWAQPGYYRGPMDAAQNSLRRLSIQPRSRSVPRSPSSSSGGPYSPGPHSFVSPARSSSARLDQLPSRMREEGIYADPSVYGLRRSLSSPKYDYPGDRMSLSQGPYHCNYPASPSLHSKMEDILDLQLQRKLEYLDQQVPPFHDVYRDLHPMLKFNEIETSKLLGRLCEQNRLLKDQEAVVHRLRMDKDCLEGALVATHQEMETYPAQPLAREKLLLKKESLQNQLINIRGELSQASSAMTTARMEFEAMEDEANAIHGDLWEQLNAGGQSELVHRHIQKEFWRVQDVLEGLHKTNLSRGTDTAKHRVASGVSGSFSTSSPASPLSSISLTSPLSPFSPVPGCQASPSKQLEHKFGHRQDQLPEEWTSSSDVHEVDQDRQSSINKVGIVPPRTKSPVEVDVSRRNGRVPNGISRERPKSAVFPAEVKSKMTVEEQNERIRRNQSSSVRDKRRSLNLSGGQSTSSYRVVRRRLTAHEVDIKDLEAAVRGEGVESPREEIARLRRSQIEPDHYNLDINNELLAPDKVLIPERYLDVEEDAPLSPEEQREKQKKVERIKTLIAKSNLQNVVPLLDGPAEGRSQSHPEQQLQEQEKRIEISCALAAEASRRSRLLSAQCAPSPPTSPTNLAPLPSSADFSDSSHIMKV; from the exons ATGAGCGAGGCCACGTGGGTCCAGCCACAGCCGACACAAAG GATGAACTCTGAGACCGCGCCCACAGCAGAGCTCAGCCATACCATGGGGACCAGAGGAcccgacacacactcacagcaccccgacacacactcacacaccagcaAAGAAGATAACCTCCACACTCCTACACATCCGCAAATCAACGGGATTGATGACATGGAAACCCcgcccccttccaccccccacTTTGAGCAAGACATTTGTGGAGAAAAAGACAAGgttggagacagaggaagaggcggaCCTTCCTCTGGGTCGTGTCCACCTCCTCTACCTCACCATCAAGGCAACGGCTGGAGCAACTACAGAGCACTTACCGACCCCCACCACGCCAACGCCCCTCTGCCGGGTAGCCATGGCAATGTCTGCTCCCCGCAGTGTCCggcggagggtgggggtgggctgaGGGTTGGAGAGCAACCAGAGAATGTGGTGTTGAGACGGGGCTTTGTGCCCAGGACCGCTCCTGAGAGGATGGCCCAGAGGAAGAGCTCCATGACCCAGCTGCAGCAGTGGGTGAACCAGCGCAGAGGCCTGGCCGCACACGAAGACATGAACAG CCCCGCACGGTACTACACAGTGAACCGAGGCGTGCCTTCTGACTGTTACGGTGTCTACGGTGGGGTGCCTCCCTATGTGGAGGAGtaccccctctaccctccaggGGTCCGCCCCGACAGCATCTGCTCTGTGTCCGCTGTGAGCTACGACCACCTGCCCCCCCGCTGGGCCGAGGCAGAGAAGCAGCGCTCACTCCGGGACGGCCCTGCCCTCTACGGCCTGGCACCACAGTCACCCTGGGCCCAGCCCGGCTACTACCGGGGACCCATGGACGCGGCACAGAACTCCCTGAGACGGCTGTCTATCCAGCCCCGTTCCCGTTCGGTGCCCCGGTCCCCGTCTTCGTCTTCGGGGGGGCCCTACTCGCCAGGCCCCCACAGCTTTGTGTCCCCCGCCAGGTCCTCCTCGGCCAGGCTGGATCAGCTACCTagcaggatgagggaggaggggatctATGCAGACCCCTCTGTCTATGGCTTGAGGAGGTCTCTCAGCTCCCCCAAG TATGACTACCCTGGGGACAGGATGTCTCTCAGCCAAGGACCATATCACTGTAACTAccccgcctccccctctctacacaGCAAAATG GAGGACATACTAGACCTGCAACTCCAGAGAAAGCTGGAATATCTAGACCAACAG GTGCCTCCGTTCCACGATGTCTACAGGGACCTTCATCCAATGTTGAAGTTCAACGAGATTGAAACCAGT AAACTTCTGGGTCGTCTGTGTGAGCAAAACAGACTTCTGAAGGACCAGGAAGCTGTGGTCCACAGATTGAGAATGGACAAA GACTGTCTGGAGGGGGCGCTAGTGGCCACACACCAGGAAATGGAGACGTACCCGGCGCAGCCTCTGGCCAGGGAGAAGCTGCTGCTGAAGAAGGAATCTCTTCAGAACCAGCTCATTAACATCAGAGGAGAGCTCTCACAGGCCTCCAGT GCTATGACAACTGCACGTATGGAGTTTGAGGCCATGGAGGATGAAGCCAACGCCATCCACGGTGACTTGTGGGAGCAGCTCAATGCAGGCGGACAG aGTGAGTTGGTTCACAGACACATCCAGAAGGAGTTTTGGAGGGTTCAGGATGTACTGGAGGGACTGCATAAGACTAACTTGTCCAGAGGCACGGACACTGCCAAGCACCGAG TGGCCAGCGGGGTGTCTGGCTCCTTTAGCACCAGTAGTCCTGCCAGTCCCCTCAGCTCCATCAGCCTCACCAGCCCTCTCAGCCCCTTCTCCCCAGTGCCTGGCTGCCAGGCATCCCCATCCAAACAGCTGGAG CACAAGTTTGGCCACCGCCAGGACCAGTTGCCTGAGGAATGGACCAGTAGCAGCGATGTTCACGAAGTCGATCAAGACAGGCAATCCAGTATTAATAAAG TTGGGATTGTCCCTCCAAGGACCAAGTCTCCAGTGGAGGTAGATGTGTCCAGACGGAATGGCAGGGTGCCAAACGGTATCTCCAGG GAGCGTCCTAAGAGTGCAGTTTTTCCTGCGGAGGTAAAGTCCAAGATGACCGTAGAGGAGCAGAATGAGCGTATCCGCAGAAACCAGAGCAGCTCTGTGAGGGACAAGAGACGCAGCCTGAACCTGTCAGGGGGCCAGTCCACTTCCAGCTACAGAGTG GTGCGTCGGCGGCTGACGGCCCACGAGGTGGACATAAAAGACTTAGAGGCAGCGGTGCGTGGTGAGGGAGTGGAGTCCCCCAGGGAGGAAATTGCCAGGCTGAGGCGATCGCAGATTGAACCAGACCACTACAACCTGGATATTAATAACGAA CTGTTGGCCCCAGACAAGGTTTTGATCCCGGAACGGTACCTGGATGTAGAGGAGGATGCCCCTCTGAGCCcagaagagcagagggagaaacagaagaAGGTGGAAAGGATCAAGACACTCATTGCTAAGTCAAA TCTCCAGAACGTGGTGCCCTTATTGGATGGTCCGGCtgaggggaggagccagagccACCCAGAGCAGCAGCTACAGGAGCAGGAGAAGCGCATCGAGATCTCCTGCGCCCTGGCCGCTGAGGCCTCTCGACGCAGTCGCCTCCTCTCTG cccAGTGTGCCCCCAGTCCCCCCACTTCCCCGACCAACCtggcccctctcccttcctccgctgacttctctgactcctcccacaTCATGAAGGTGTGA
- the plekha6 gene encoding pleckstrin homology domain-containing family A member 6 isoform X5, whose translation MCEVWYEEEEEEEKGDLKGAIVFCVQAEHAGTRTYYFSAECQEEQEQWVAAMSEATWVQPQPTQRMNSETAPTAELSHTMGTRGPDTHSQHPDTHSHTSKEDNLHTPTHPQINGIDDMETPPPSTPHFEQDICGEKDKVGDRGRGGPSSGSCPPPLPHHQGNGWSNYRALTDPHHANAPLPGSHGNVCSPQCPAEGGGGLRVGEQPENVVLRRGFVPRTAPERMAQRKSSMTQLQQWVNQRRGLAAHEDMNSPARYYTVNRGVPSDCYGVYGGVPPYVEEYPLYPPGVRPDSICSVSAVSYDHLPPRWAEAEKQRSLRDGPALYGLAPQSPWAQPGYYRGPMDAAQNSLRRLSIQPRSRSVPRSPSSSSGGPYSPGPHSFVSPARSSSARLDQLPSRMREEGIYADPSVYGLRRSLSSPKYDYPGDRMSLSQGPYHCNYPASPSLHSKMEDILDLQLQRKLEYLDQQVPPFHDVYRDLHPMLKFNEIETSKLLGRLCEQNRLLKDQEAVVHRLRMDKDCLEGALVATHQEMETYPAQPLAREKLLLKKESLQNQLINIRGELSQASSAMTTARMEFEAMEDEANAIHGDLWEQLNAGGQSELVHRHIQKEFWRVQDVLEGLHKTNLSRGTDTAKHRVASGVSGSFSTSSPASPLSSISLTSPLSPFSPVPGCQASPSKQLEHKFGHRQDQLPEEWTSSSDVHEVDQDRQSSINKVGIVPPRTKSPVEVDVSRRNGRVPNGISRERPKSAVFPAEVKSKMTVEEQNERIRRNQSSSVRDKRRSLNLSGGQSTSSYRVVRRRLTAHEVDIKDLEAAVRGEGVESPREEIARLRRSQIEPDHYNLDINNELLAPDKVLIPERYLDVEEDAPLSPEEQREKQKKVERIKTLIAKSNLQNVVPLLDGPAEGRSQSHPEQQLQEQEKRIEISCALAAEASRRSRLLSAQCAPSPPTSPTNLAPLPSSADFSDSSHIMKV comes from the exons ATGTGTGAA GTGTGgtacgaggaagaggaggaggaggagaaaggagactTGAAGGGTGCCATTGTGTTCTGTGTGCAGGCAGAGCACGCCGGCACGCGTACGTATTACTTTAGCGCTGAGtgccaggaggagcaggagcagtgGGTGGCGGCCATGAGCGAGGCCACGTGGGTCCAGCCACAGCCGACACAAAG GATGAACTCTGAGACCGCGCCCACAGCAGAGCTCAGCCATACCATGGGGACCAGAGGAcccgacacacactcacagcaccccgacacacactcacacaccagcaAAGAAGATAACCTCCACACTCCTACACATCCGCAAATCAACGGGATTGATGACATGGAAACCCcgcccccttccaccccccacTTTGAGCAAGACATTTGTGGAGAAAAAGACAAGgttggagacagaggaagaggcggaCCTTCCTCTGGGTCGTGTCCACCTCCTCTACCTCACCATCAAGGCAACGGCTGGAGCAACTACAGAGCACTTACCGACCCCCACCACGCCAACGCCCCTCTGCCGGGTAGCCATGGCAATGTCTGCTCCCCGCAGTGTCCggcggagggtgggggtgggctgaGGGTTGGAGAGCAACCAGAGAATGTGGTGTTGAGACGGGGCTTTGTGCCCAGGACCGCTCCTGAGAGGATGGCCCAGAGGAAGAGCTCCATGACCCAGCTGCAGCAGTGGGTGAACCAGCGCAGAGGCCTGGCCGCACACGAAGACATGAACAG CCCCGCACGGTACTACACAGTGAACCGAGGCGTGCCTTCTGACTGTTACGGTGTCTACGGTGGGGTGCCTCCCTATGTGGAGGAGtaccccctctaccctccaggGGTCCGCCCCGACAGCATCTGCTCTGTGTCCGCTGTGAGCTACGACCACCTGCCCCCCCGCTGGGCCGAGGCAGAGAAGCAGCGCTCACTCCGGGACGGCCCTGCCCTCTACGGCCTGGCACCACAGTCACCCTGGGCCCAGCCCGGCTACTACCGGGGACCCATGGACGCGGCACAGAACTCCCTGAGACGGCTGTCTATCCAGCCCCGTTCCCGTTCGGTGCCCCGGTCCCCGTCTTCGTCTTCGGGGGGGCCCTACTCGCCAGGCCCCCACAGCTTTGTGTCCCCCGCCAGGTCCTCCTCGGCCAGGCTGGATCAGCTACCTagcaggatgagggaggaggggatctATGCAGACCCCTCTGTCTATGGCTTGAGGAGGTCTCTCAGCTCCCCCAAG TATGACTACCCTGGGGACAGGATGTCTCTCAGCCAAGGACCATATCACTGTAACTAccccgcctccccctctctacacaGCAAAATG GAGGACATACTAGACCTGCAACTCCAGAGAAAGCTGGAATATCTAGACCAACAG GTGCCTCCGTTCCACGATGTCTACAGGGACCTTCATCCAATGTTGAAGTTCAACGAGATTGAAACCAGT AAACTTCTGGGTCGTCTGTGTGAGCAAAACAGACTTCTGAAGGACCAGGAAGCTGTGGTCCACAGATTGAGAATGGACAAA GACTGTCTGGAGGGGGCGCTAGTGGCCACACACCAGGAAATGGAGACGTACCCGGCGCAGCCTCTGGCCAGGGAGAAGCTGCTGCTGAAGAAGGAATCTCTTCAGAACCAGCTCATTAACATCAGAGGAGAGCTCTCACAGGCCTCCAGT GCTATGACAACTGCACGTATGGAGTTTGAGGCCATGGAGGATGAAGCCAACGCCATCCACGGTGACTTGTGGGAGCAGCTCAATGCAGGCGGACAG aGTGAGTTGGTTCACAGACACATCCAGAAGGAGTTTTGGAGGGTTCAGGATGTACTGGAGGGACTGCATAAGACTAACTTGTCCAGAGGCACGGACACTGCCAAGCACCGAG TGGCCAGCGGGGTGTCTGGCTCCTTTAGCACCAGTAGTCCTGCCAGTCCCCTCAGCTCCATCAGCCTCACCAGCCCTCTCAGCCCCTTCTCCCCAGTGCCTGGCTGCCAGGCATCCCCATCCAAACAGCTGGAG CACAAGTTTGGCCACCGCCAGGACCAGTTGCCTGAGGAATGGACCAGTAGCAGCGATGTTCACGAAGTCGATCAAGACAGGCAATCCAGTATTAATAAAG TTGGGATTGTCCCTCCAAGGACCAAGTCTCCAGTGGAGGTAGATGTGTCCAGACGGAATGGCAGGGTGCCAAACGGTATCTCCAGG GAGCGTCCTAAGAGTGCAGTTTTTCCTGCGGAGGTAAAGTCCAAGATGACCGTAGAGGAGCAGAATGAGCGTATCCGCAGAAACCAGAGCAGCTCTGTGAGGGACAAGAGACGCAGCCTGAACCTGTCAGGGGGCCAGTCCACTTCCAGCTACAGAGTG GTGCGTCGGCGGCTGACGGCCCACGAGGTGGACATAAAAGACTTAGAGGCAGCGGTGCGTGGTGAGGGAGTGGAGTCCCCCAGGGAGGAAATTGCCAGGCTGAGGCGATCGCAGATTGAACCAGACCACTACAACCTGGATATTAATAACGAA CTGTTGGCCCCAGACAAGGTTTTGATCCCGGAACGGTACCTGGATGTAGAGGAGGATGCCCCTCTGAGCCcagaagagcagagggagaaacagaagaAGGTGGAAAGGATCAAGACACTCATTGCTAAGTCAAA TCTCCAGAACGTGGTGCCCTTATTGGATGGTCCGGCtgaggggaggagccagagccACCCAGAGCAGCAGCTACAGGAGCAGGAGAAGCGCATCGAGATCTCCTGCGCCCTGGCCGCTGAGGCCTCTCGACGCAGTCGCCTCCTCTCTG cccAGTGTGCCCCCAGTCCCCCCACTTCCCCGACCAACCtggcccctctcccttcctccgctgacttctctgactcctcccacaTCATGAAGGTGTGA